A part of Vulcanisaeta moutnovskia 768-28 genomic DNA contains:
- a CDS encoding gamma-glutamyltransferase family protein: MSLPIIPGIKPPWITELGGVASEHPLASKLGVDVLSLGGNAIDAAITTSLALALTQPHLGGLGGDFFAMVYIAREGRVYFINASGWAPRRLSRELLLQRGLNSIPIRGPLSPVIPGLLAGLHALWKRFGTDEWKSLVRPVVETAKSGFPASPSFAKAIELLRNDIAKNNDFKSVYPINAKPWDIIRIEPLIKTFELIMEYGPDAFYRGEIGEAVVNYVQSAGGVMEMSDLTEYEPEWRDPLSIDYKGLTIYESPPNTQGITTLMILRLLEELRVNVDAWSRNRIETYLGIYRIAYELRDSYVGDPRFVEIPINKLLDPGFLMSAYKSRVGKRLSGSGDTTYFVVVDREGNVVSAIQSLYQHFGSLVTEPKYGITLNDRASDFSMDGPNALMPRKRPLHTLSTVIITRNGEPKYALGTSGAHFRPQQHTLFITNMVDHGLSPVEAIDAPRFLWDRKSLIIEEGYEITGLTEPYQVIRYPGRTGVASIAAFLDNGRKLLYTDIRGDGLALGQ; the protein is encoded by the coding sequence ATGTCATTACCAATAATACCCGGAATTAAGCCGCCCTGGATAACTGAGTTAGGTGGTGTGGCCTCTGAGCATCCATTAGCAAGTAAGTTAGGTGTTGATGTGCTTAGTCTCGGTGGTAATGCCATTGACGCTGCAATAACAACATCACTAGCACTGGCTCTTACGCAGCCTCATTTAGGCGGTTTAGGTGGGGATTTCTTTGCCATGGTGTATATAGCCAGGGAGGGGAGGGTTTACTTCATAAACGCCAGTGGTTGGGCACCTAGGAGACTAAGTAGGGAGTTATTATTACAAAGAGGGTTGAATTCAATACCAATAAGAGGGCCATTATCACCAGTGATTCCTGGACTATTGGCGGGGCTCCATGCATTATGGAAGAGATTTGGAACTGATGAGTGGAAATCCCTTGTAAGGCCTGTGGTTGAGACGGCAAAGAGTGGATTCCCAGCAAGCCCAAGCTTCGCTAAAGCCATAGAATTGCTTAGGAATGACATTGCTAAAAACAATGACTTTAAGTCCGTATACCCAATAAACGCTAAGCCCTGGGATATAATAAGGATAGAGCCATTAATTAAAACATTTGAGTTGATAATGGAGTACGGGCCCGACGCATTCTATCGAGGAGAAATAGGTGAAGCTGTTGTTAATTATGTGCAATCCGCCGGTGGTGTTATGGAGATGAGTGATTTAACGGAATATGAGCCTGAGTGGCGTGACCCACTTAGTATTGATTATAAGGGATTGACTATTTACGAATCACCACCCAATACCCAGGGTATAACCACATTAATGATATTGAGGCTTCTTGAGGAGTTAAGGGTTAATGTCGATGCGTGGTCACGTAATAGGATTGAGACTTACCTGGGCATTTACAGGATTGCCTATGAACTTAGAGACTCGTATGTCGGCGATCCAAGGTTTGTTGAAATACCAATTAATAAGCTCCTTGATCCAGGATTCCTGATGTCCGCGTATAAATCAAGAGTTGGCAAGCGATTGAGTGGTTCTGGCGATACCACGTATTTCGTGGTTGTGGATAGGGAGGGTAACGTCGTAAGTGCCATCCAAAGCCTATACCAGCATTTTGGTTCGTTGGTTACTGAGCCCAAGTATGGGATCACACTCAATGATAGAGCCTCGGACTTCTCAATGGATGGGCCGAACGCATTAATGCCCAGAAAGAGGCCACTTCATACATTAAGTACAGTAATAATTACTAGGAATGGAGAACCAAAATACGCACTTGGAACTTCCGGGGCTCATTTCAGGCCACAACAGCATACTTTATTTATAACGAACATGGTTGATCACGGCCTAAGTCCTGTTGAGGCAATCGACGCGCCTAGGTTCCTGTGGGATAGAAAGTCACTAATCATCGAGGAAGGTTACGAAATAACAGGCCTAACAGAACCATACCAAGTAATTAGGTATCCAGGCAGGACCGGCGTGGCCAGTATAGCGGCATTCCTCGATAATGGCAGGAAACTACTCTACACCGACATACGCGGGGATGGATTAGCCCTTGGTCAATAA
- a CDS encoding ABC transporter substrate-binding protein, translating to MSRGISKALIIGVAIIIAVVIIAVYYATQVHTLRQGMSSIGVNYPITVIDYLGRNITIYSQPSSVGTISPDCTQIIYVLGFGSRVILIDAYSEQLLNYLNVTIPSNATTINSIYGSPPIEPIITAHPSLLCADAGFQPQLVQSISTLSAANINVIFIGGTSNTNVTGIENDIMLMAKALGVPGRGEEVISHMNNVINYVESKVSNEPRVTVAYISWYNPIYVAGNSSFVGYYINLAGGYDPFNGMYPTVSPSQLLAVNPDYIIVDDFMGNYTATLQAILSIPGINSTNAVKEDHIYILGNFAESLIEEPGPLSVYGALLLAMILHPSAFSLNSTAIPHYISAQWVDQYVKPNLNITLSDG from the coding sequence ATGTCGAGAGGTATTTCAAAGGCGTTGATCATAGGGGTGGCCATAATTATTGCTGTAGTAATAATAGCCGTGTACTACGCTACCCAAGTCCATACGTTAAGGCAGGGTATGTCGAGTATTGGTGTTAACTATCCAATAACAGTGATTGATTACTTGGGCCGTAACATCACAATATACTCACAGCCAAGTAGTGTAGGTACCATAAGCCCTGACTGTACACAAATAATATATGTGCTTGGCTTTGGCAGTAGGGTTATCCTGATCGATGCTTATTCCGAACAACTACTTAATTACCTAAATGTCACAATACCAAGTAATGCCACCACCATTAATTCAATATATGGATCACCACCGATAGAACCAATAATAACTGCACACCCATCACTACTCTGTGCAGATGCTGGTTTCCAGCCACAGCTGGTGCAGAGCATTAGTACATTGAGCGCGGCTAACATTAACGTGATATTCATAGGCGGTACGAGCAATACAAATGTGACTGGCATAGAAAATGACATAATGCTGATGGCCAAGGCGCTTGGGGTTCCAGGTAGGGGTGAGGAGGTGATAAGTCATATGAATAATGTCATTAATTACGTAGAGAGTAAGGTCTCGAATGAGCCTAGGGTTACCGTAGCCTACATATCATGGTATAACCCAATCTATGTTGCAGGTAACTCGTCATTTGTTGGTTACTACATTAATTTAGCCGGTGGTTATGATCCATTCAACGGCATGTACCCCACTGTAAGTCCAAGCCAATTACTCGCGGTCAATCCTGACTATATAATTGTGGATGATTTCATGGGCAACTACACAGCAACTCTTCAGGCAATACTCTCAATACCTGGAATAAACAGTACAAATGCTGTTAAGGAGGATCATATATACATACTTGGTAACTTTGCAGAGAGTCTCATTGAGGAGCCGGGTCCATTATCAGTCTATGGAGCCTTGCTTCTCGCCATGATACTTCATCCAAGCGCCTTCAGTCTTAACTCAACGGCCATACCACATTACATTAGTGCCCAGTGGGTTGATCAGTACGTTAAGCCCAACTTAAATATTACGTTAAGTGATGGGTGA
- a CDS encoding transcription factor TFIIE: protein MVEDLETSLFLEYARRKMAFEYDNEEVGELAVKILSTLIERNEAIPDETLALILGISATEIRRVLHVMHKAGLVGLIRESTDQYRYEYKWFINKDFIRKFLIQHINDVAAKLMRRINTLSTTTLYICPTCFRSYTLDEVYEYDFRCPRDDTELVQADAPSEIAFLTSTVKNLRREETG, encoded by the coding sequence ATGGTTGAAGACTTGGAAACATCCTTATTCCTTGAATACGCAAGGAGAAAGATGGCCTTTGAGTATGATAATGAGGAGGTAGGTGAATTAGCCGTTAAGATACTAAGTACATTAATAGAGAGGAATGAGGCAATACCTGATGAAACCCTCGCCCTAATACTGGGCATAAGCGCCACGGAGATTAGGAGGGTATTACACGTTATGCATAAGGCAGGCCTTGTCGGCCTTATCCGCGAGTCTACTGATCAGTATAGGTATGAGTATAAGTGGTTCATTAATAAGGACTTCATTAGGAAGTTCCTCATTCAACATATTAATGATGTTGCAGCTAAGCTCATGCGTAGAATAAATACCTTAAGCACAACAACACTCTACATATGCCCAACATGCTTCAGGAGCTACACACTTGATGAGGTTTATGAGTATGACTTTAGGTGTCCAAGGGACGACACGGAATTAGTACAGGCGGATGCCCCCTCGGAAATAGCGTTCCTTACGAGTACTGTTAAGAATTTACGTAGGGAAGAAACTGGATAA
- a CDS encoding 50S ribosomal protein L1 gives MSFNLDAMVKAVTEAKAKAKRRRFEQTYELIIRFKDFDVKNQANKFNITVTLPHPLQGKEPKVCVMATGAMVLAAKEAKADAILTREDIEKLAGNKKEIRKLAASYDYFIATPDLMVLIGRVMGQILGPRNKMPEVVQPNADIKAVIDRLKRSIRIRVKDQPQVMCKVGTENMDPKQVAENIATVIDEVLKKVRPEQLGSVSVKLTMGPPITFSPLSTK, from the coding sequence ATGAGCTTCAACCTTGATGCAATGGTGAAGGCAGTTACGGAGGCCAAGGCCAAGGCGAAGAGGAGAAGGTTTGAGCAGACGTATGAATTAATAATTAGGTTTAAGGACTTTGATGTGAAGAACCAGGCCAATAAATTTAACATAACTGTTACATTACCTCACCCGCTACAGGGTAAGGAGCCTAAGGTCTGCGTGATGGCCACGGGCGCAATGGTACTGGCGGCTAAGGAGGCTAAGGCCGACGCAATACTCACCAGGGAGGATATCGAGAAATTAGCAGGTAATAAGAAGGAAATTAGGAAGCTGGCCGCTTCCTATGATTATTTCATAGCCACCCCAGACCTAATGGTATTAATCGGTAGAGTCATGGGGCAAATACTTGGTCCTAGAAATAAAATGCCAGAGGTTGTTCAACCCAATGCTGATATTAAGGCCGTGATTGATAGATTAAAGAGGAGCATTAGGATTAGGGTTAAGGATCAACCACAGGTCATGTGTAAGGTTGGCACCGAGAATATGGATCCAAAGCAGGTTGCTGAGAATATAGCGACCGTAATTGATGAAGTATTAAAGAAGGTTAGACCCGAACAACTAGGCTCTGTAAGTGTTAAACTAACCATGGGACCGCCGATAACCTTTTCCCCGTTATCAACTAAGTAA
- a CDS encoding multiprotein bridging factor aMBF1 produces the protein MVLTCDVCGAPIEGEPVIVEIDGAVLTLCQRCARKYVGVKGVKVIKGLSQVQVTQQPMTIVRHESRRGVTYRINKPRINADKYEVIDNYAELIREARESLGMSRDVLAKVIGVKESILKRIEDGQLIPDIELARKLEKVLGISLLKEAEDVGMETQKPVSKSLTLGDVVTLREKNKERQ, from the coding sequence ATGGTCTTAACATGTGACGTTTGCGGTGCGCCAATAGAGGGTGAACCCGTTATTGTGGAAATTGATGGCGCCGTATTAACACTATGCCAGAGGTGCGCCCGTAAGTACGTAGGTGTTAAGGGCGTTAAGGTGATTAAGGGCTTGTCACAGGTCCAGGTAACGCAACAACCAATGACTATAGTTAGGCATGAGTCTAGGAGAGGTGTTACGTATAGAATTAATAAGCCGAGGATTAATGCTGATAAGTACGAGGTTATTGATAACTATGCTGAGTTAATTAGGGAGGCTAGGGAAAGCCTTGGTATGAGTAGGGACGTATTGGCTAAGGTCATTGGGGTTAAGGAGAGTATTTTAAAGAGGATTGAGGATGGCCAATTAATACCGGATATTGAACTCGCTAGAAAGCTTGAGAAGGTTCTCGGTATCAGCCTATTAAAGGAGGCTGAGGATGTAGGCATGGAAACTCAGAAACCTGTTAGCAAGTCTTTAACCTTAGGTGATGTGGTAACCCTTCGTGAGAAAAATAAAGAGAGACAGTAG
- a CDS encoding 50S ribosomal protein L11, translating into MAKKVVKIAIAPGKAGGPAVQQLSQYGVDVGKVTEEINKKTKILANYGINNVFVEIEVDEDTKNFEVKPELPSLADLIMKAVGKDTGSHQAVKELIGDISIEKLAEIAYIKWEELRSKNFKNALKQVISACRSIGITINGKDPKQTLKELETGSFDNIISKYEELLKQEGRL; encoded by the coding sequence ATGGCGAAGAAAGTAGTTAAGATAGCTATTGCGCCGGGTAAGGCAGGCGGTCCTGCGGTTCAGCAATTAAGCCAGTATGGAGTTGATGTGGGTAAGGTTACTGAGGAGATTAATAAAAAGACGAAGATACTCGCTAATTATGGCATTAATAATGTGTTTGTTGAAATTGAGGTAGACGAAGATACAAAGAACTTTGAAGTAAAGCCAGAACTTCCATCACTCGCTGATTTAATAATGAAGGCCGTTGGTAAGGATACAGGGAGTCACCAAGCAGTTAAGGAGTTAATTGGCGATATAAGTATTGAGAAACTTGCCGAGATAGCCTACATAAAGTGGGAGGAGCTAAGGAGTAAGAATTTCAAGAACGCCCTTAAACAAGTGATAAGTGCCTGCAGGAGCATTGGTATAACAATTAACGGTAAGGACCCGAAACAAACCTTGAAGGAACTAGAAACTGGTTCCTTTGATAATATAATATCTAAATATGAGGAACTACTTAAACAGGAAGGTAGGTTATAA
- the pfdA gene encoding prefoldin subunit alpha: MSQQPQRIVITREDIERLIEERNSLAALLDVIRQNLALITQSINELRSAKDMLTLLNKGEVQDTYAGVGGGIFIRASPAQGEKVLVSVGANFVIEMDIPYAINYIDERIKEFEDLKSKLDSQSADITKRITDIDNFLLYISAAVRQQQPTQ, translated from the coding sequence ATGTCTCAACAACCACAGCGAATAGTAATAACGAGGGAGGATATTGAGAGGTTAATTGAGGAGAGAAATTCCCTAGCAGCGCTACTTGATGTTATTAGACAGAACCTCGCATTAATAACACAATCAATAAATGAATTAAGGAGCGCCAAGGACATGCTGACATTATTAAATAAGGGTGAGGTTCAGGATACATATGCTGGAGTTGGTGGAGGTATTTTCATCAGGGCTTCGCCAGCTCAGGGCGAGAAGGTTCTGGTTAGTGTTGGTGCCAATTTCGTAATTGAGATGGATATTCCATACGCTATTAATTACATTGATGAAAGGATTAAGGAGTTTGAAGACTTAAAGTCAAAACTTGATTCTCAATCAGCCGATATAACCAAGAGGATAACGGATATTGATAACTTCCTACTCTATATCAGCGCAGCTGTTAGGCAGCAACAACCTACGCAATAA
- a CDS encoding transcription elongation factor Spt5, translated as MSNTEQMSCRAYALRAVGNQEYNVAFMLKARAEHKGLDKVRISAIVVLPTLKGFVFVEGSMPYEIQDLATGIKHYRGMVRGVMSIDEIVSSLAKPVEINVGDVVEIIVEPFKGYRGKVVDIDRQRGQVYLELLDSSSTMPIIVNIKGVRKVESK; from the coding sequence ATGAGCAATACAGAACAGATGAGCTGTAGGGCTTATGCCCTTAGGGCTGTGGGTAATCAGGAGTATAATGTGGCCTTCATGCTCAAGGCTAGGGCTGAGCATAAGGGCCTTGATAAGGTTAGGATTTCCGCAATAGTTGTTCTACCTACACTTAAGGGATTTGTTTTTGTTGAGGGTTCCATGCCGTATGAAATACAGGATCTGGCTACGGGAATTAAGCATTATAGGGGTATGGTTAGAGGCGTCATGAGTATTGATGAAATAGTGAGCAGTTTGGCGAAGCCTGTGGAGATTAATGTTGGTGATGTTGTTGAGATAATTGTTGAGCCGTTTAAGGGTTATAGGGGTAAGGTCGTGGACATTGATAGACAGAGAGGTCAGGTTTACCTGGAGTTACTTGACTCATCAAGCACAATGCCTATTATCGTGAATATTAAGGGTGTTAGGAAAGTTGAAAGTAAGTAA
- the ftsY gene encoding signal recognition particle-docking protein FtsY: MFDKLKNAFKSFTNTIVNSITTTELSEDKLSEIRDELFMQLVESDVAVDVADAICDAIINYLRGIKVPRFGDKESMIRNGILDVMNKLFNDIPDVDFMGEVTRILQNKKPVVLLFLGPNGYGKTTTIAKITYQLMRRGYTAVWAAADTYRAGAIEQLEGHATKLGVRVIKHSYGSDPAAVAYDAISHAKVRSIDYVMIDTAGRMHTDINLMNELSKIQRVSRPDLSIFIADALLGNEALDIAKYYSKYVRIDGLIVTKVDAYPKGGAILTFLYELKKPIYFLGVGQGYDDLRPFNKMEFFRQLIL; the protein is encoded by the coding sequence ATGTTTGATAAGTTGAAAAATGCCTTTAAATCATTCACAAACACAATAGTGAATTCGATAACAACCACGGAATTAAGTGAAGATAAACTTAGTGAAATTCGTGACGAGCTATTCATGCAGCTTGTTGAGTCTGATGTGGCTGTTGATGTCGCTGATGCAATATGTGATGCAATAATTAATTACTTGAGGGGAATTAAGGTGCCTAGGTTTGGTGATAAGGAATCAATGATTAGGAATGGAATTCTTGATGTAATGAATAAGTTATTTAATGATATACCTGATGTAGATTTCATGGGTGAAGTCACGAGAATCCTTCAAAATAAGAAGCCCGTAGTTCTTCTATTCCTGGGTCCTAACGGTTATGGAAAAACAACGACAATAGCTAAGATAACATATCAATTAATGAGAAGGGGTTATACGGCTGTTTGGGCTGCTGCGGATACCTACAGGGCTGGGGCCATTGAGCAATTAGAGGGGCATGCAACCAAGCTTGGTGTTAGGGTTATAAAGCATAGTTATGGTTCAGACCCAGCCGCGGTTGCCTATGACGCCATAAGTCACGCTAAGGTTAGGAGTATTGATTACGTAATGATTGATACGGCAGGTAGGATGCATACTGACATAAACCTAATGAATGAATTAAGTAAGATACAGAGGGTTAGTAGGCCGGACCTGTCAATATTCATAGCCGACGCACTACTCGGCAATGAAGCCCTAGATATCGCTAAATACTACAGTAAGTACGTGAGGATTGATGGCTTAATAGTCACTAAGGTTGATGCGTATCCAAAGGGTGGTGCCATACTGACCTTCCTATACGAACTCAAGAAGCCCATTTACTTCCTGGGCGTTGGGCAAGGATACGATGATCTAAGGCCGTTTAATAAAATGGAATTCTTTAGGCAATTAATCCTATAA
- the rpl18a gene encoding 50S ribosomal protein L18Ae → MLHVSIRIYKVVGRMRIGMQWQKFSLELIATKPSEAVEIAYSELGSRHKLKRSMIRIEDVKEISKDEIKRNDILQLLSMESLIKW, encoded by the coding sequence ATGCTTCACGTGTCGATTAGGATTTACAAGGTTGTAGGACGTATGAGGATTGGTATGCAGTGGCAGAAATTTTCGCTGGAGTTGATAGCTACAAAGCCGAGTGAGGCTGTAGAGATAGCGTATAGCGAGTTAGGGAGTAGGCATAAGTTGAAGAGGAGTATGATTAGGATTGAGGATGTTAAGGAGATAAGTAAGGATGAGATTAAACGTAATGATATTTTACAATTATTATCAATGGAATCATTAATTAAGTGGTGA
- a CDS encoding FAD-dependent oxidoreductase — MGKRIVIVGGGAAGASAAARARRLDPEAEIVMLDKGLYISHAPCGIPYYIGGVVKEAQDLAIYTPEEFAKERKIVVKINAEVYDIDLKSQVVYAKEGNDITKYQWDTLIIATGAKPITLPVEGHDLNGILTLRLPHEAPKLREEVEKASTVAVVGGGYIGLEVTEALRNLGKKILLFEMMPHVLPTTFDEDMAKLIRDELTRNGVELHLNEKVVGFKGINGHVSKVVTEKGEYNVDKVIMGVGVRPDVDLAVKAGVKLGETGAVWVNEYMETSVPNVYAAGDVAETWSLITGKRMYIALAPPANKMGQVAGANAVKGRFLKFPGVLGTAVTKVFSLYVARTGLTERQAREEGFKPVSASIKARTTAHYYPGGVQVSIKMTMDESSGRVLGVQIIGPDKIVAGYIDIAAALIGKGAVIDDFFFADLSYSPPTAPIWHPLITAARVLSKGKY; from the coding sequence ATGGGTAAACGCATTGTTATTGTGGGTGGTGGTGCTGCCGGTGCTTCAGCGGCTGCTAGGGCTAGAAGACTTGATCCTGAGGCAGAGATAGTAATGCTTGATAAGGGTTTATACATAAGTCATGCACCCTGTGGAATACCATACTATATTGGCGGCGTTGTTAAGGAGGCCCAAGACCTAGCCATATATACCCCAGAGGAGTTCGCTAAGGAGAGAAAGATAGTGGTTAAGATTAATGCGGAGGTCTATGACATAGATCTGAAGAGTCAGGTGGTGTATGCCAAGGAGGGTAATGATATCACTAAGTATCAATGGGATACGTTAATAATAGCTACTGGTGCTAAGCCAATAACGCTCCCCGTTGAGGGCCATGACCTGAACGGCATATTAACGCTTAGGCTTCCACATGAGGCTCCTAAATTGAGGGAGGAGGTTGAGAAGGCGAGCACTGTTGCCGTGGTTGGTGGCGGTTATATAGGCCTCGAGGTTACTGAGGCACTTAGGAACCTCGGTAAGAAAATACTTCTGTTTGAAATGATGCCTCATGTATTACCGACAACATTTGACGAGGATATGGCTAAACTAATTCGTGATGAACTCACTAGGAATGGCGTTGAGCTTCACCTTAATGAGAAGGTTGTTGGATTTAAAGGCATTAATGGGCATGTGAGCAAGGTAGTCACCGAGAAGGGTGAGTATAATGTCGATAAGGTGATTATGGGTGTTGGCGTTAGGCCAGACGTGGATCTTGCAGTTAAGGCTGGTGTAAAGCTTGGTGAGACGGGGGCTGTTTGGGTTAATGAGTATATGGAGACCTCTGTACCGAATGTTTACGCCGCAGGCGATGTTGCCGAGACCTGGAGCCTAATCACTGGGAAGAGGATGTACATTGCCCTGGCGCCGCCGGCTAATAAGATGGGGCAGGTGGCTGGTGCGAATGCTGTTAAGGGTAGGTTCCTGAAGTTCCCAGGTGTATTAGGCACGGCAGTGACTAAGGTGTTTAGTCTATATGTTGCTAGGACAGGACTAACCGAGAGGCAGGCTAGGGAGGAGGGATTTAAACCGGTGTCAGCGAGTATTAAGGCTAGAACAACTGCTCATTACTATCCAGGTGGTGTGCAGGTTAGTATTAAAATGACAATGGATGAGTCAAGTGGTAGAGTCCTTGGTGTACAGATTATTGGGCCTGATAAGATAGTTGCTGGTTACATAGATATTGCCGCCGCATTAATAGGTAAGGGAGCGGTAATTGACGACTTTTTCTTTGCTGACCTGTCATACTCACCACCGACAGCTCCCATATGGCACCCACTCATCACAGCTGCCAGGGTATTATCTAAAGGTAAGTACTGA
- the hflX gene encoding GTPase HflX produces MSSNRARALLLIADDVGENRIREFQLLSEAGGYEVINTVIQRRRPDTRYYLGIGKLSEVESLIDSFKPDVVITYHQLNPIQYVNLERRLRTRVMDRVLLILEIFGRRAGSKEAKLQIELTRLRLEIPRVREFIRLAKMGEQIGFYGGGEYAIEAYYRYMMRRIAHIRRELNAIKRRRESLVIRRKDYGLPQVALTGYTSAGKTTLFNRLTKENKYVDGKPFATLDTYSRLVNFNGVNAILTDTIGFIDDIPPLLIESFYATIAEVLNADLILFMLDVSDDYQEFSRKFVSSAKIFNDLGISRTSVLPILNKIDLTNGIDITDKLNLVESEFSNYVIISAKAGIGIDDLKNAIRSRLEPLIISKKREGSKE; encoded by the coding sequence GTGAGTAGTAATAGGGCCAGAGCCTTATTGCTTATTGCTGATGATGTTGGGGAGAATAGGATTAGGGAATTTCAATTGCTAAGTGAAGCTGGTGGTTATGAAGTTATTAATACGGTAATACAGAGGAGAAGACCTGACACACGTTATTACCTAGGCATTGGTAAGTTAAGCGAGGTTGAGTCGCTTATTGATTCGTTTAAGCCCGACGTGGTTATCACGTATCATCAGTTAAACCCAATACAGTACGTTAACCTTGAGCGTAGGTTAAGGACTAGGGTGATGGATCGGGTACTGCTAATACTCGAGATTTTTGGAAGGAGGGCTGGTAGTAAGGAGGCTAAGCTTCAGATAGAATTAACTAGGCTTAGGCTTGAGATTCCAAGGGTTAGGGAGTTCATTAGGCTTGCCAAGATGGGTGAGCAGATTGGGTTTTATGGTGGTGGTGAGTACGCTATTGAGGCCTATTATAGGTATATGATGAGGCGTATTGCGCATATTAGGAGAGAATTGAATGCCATCAAGAGAAGGAGAGAGTCTCTTGTGATTAGGAGGAAGGATTATGGATTACCACAAGTCGCCCTTACTGGCTATACATCCGCTGGCAAGACAACATTATTTAATCGACTGACTAAGGAGAATAAGTATGTTGATGGTAAACCCTTCGCAACACTGGATACTTATTCAAGGCTTGTAAACTTCAATGGGGTTAATGCAATATTGACGGACACTATAGGGTTTATTGATGATATACCACCATTACTCATTGAGTCATTTTACGCAACAATTGCCGAGGTACTTAATGCGGATTTAATACTCTTCATGCTGGATGTCAGTGATGATTACCAGGAATTCTCTAGAAAATTCGTAAGTTCAGCAAAGATATTTAATGATCTAGGGATATCTAGGACTAGTGTTTTACCTATTCTTAATAAAATTGATTTAACCAACGGCATTGATATTACCGATAAACTAAACCTTGTGGAAAGCGAGTTCAGTAATTACGTAATTATATCCGCTAAGGCCGGTATTGGTATTGATGATTTAAAGAATGCAATAAGGAGTAGATTAGAACCCTTAATTATTAGTAAGAAGCGTGAAGGTAGTAAGGAATAA